GCGTGGTAGATCTGCTCGTCGTCGCTCGCAAGCCCGCGCGCGGAGTATGCCGTGTACATCTTGAACGACGGCACCCCCGCCTCGACGAGCGCGGGGACCTCGTCGTCGTCCCGGTCGTCCCAGCGCACGAGCGCCACGTGAACGCCGTAGTCCACGTGGCAGTGCCCGTCGGCCTGCCGCCTGAGCGCGGCCAGCGACTCGAGGAGCGTCTGCTCGCGCTCCGGCGTGGCGTACGTGAGGACGGTCGTCACGCCGCCGAACGCGGCCGCGCGCGTGGTCGAGCGGAAGTCCGACGAGCGGTGGCCGCCTGCGTCCAGGCCCGCGTGCACGTGGGCGTCCACGACGCCGGGGAGGATGAGCTTCCCGGCGACGTCGAGGACCTCGGCCCCGGGCGGCGCGACGAGGTCGCGGCCGACCTTCGCGATGCGCCCGTCCTCGACGAGGACCGAGGCGTGGTACGAGTCGATCCCGGTGACGAGCCTGCCGCCCGTGATGAGGAGCGCCACGTCACGCCTCCACGAAGGCGGCCACCGCCCGCGCGAGTTTGCGCTCGTGACCGAGATAGGTGTGGTTCCCGCCCTCGACGGCCACGGTCTCGACCCGCGGCGACGAGGCGGCGTGCCGTTTCGCGAGCCCGAGGGCCTCTTGGACCGGTATGGTCACGGCCTCCCGCACGGTGCCGTACGCGACGAGGAGCGGCACGGTGAGCGACGCGAGCCTCCGGTAGTCGCCGCGGTCGCCGAGTCGGAACGGGAAGAGGTCGGTCGTCGCGGGGTCGCCGTAGAGCGACACGACCGTCGCCGCCGAGAGCGGCACGACGTACGCCGCCTCGGGCATGAGCGTGTCGCCCTGACCGGCCGCGACCAGCCGCCGCGCGTCGGCGACGATCTCCGCAAGCGGCCGCGCGGAGTTCTCCATGCGGATGCCCAGCATGTCGGCCGGGGAGATGAGCACGGCGCCGACGGCGCGTGGGTCGCGCCGCTCGGTCAGGTAGTGCACGACCTTGACGCACCCGAGGCTGTGGCCCTCGAAGTAGATGCCCTCATGCCCGCGCGCCGTCAGGAAGTCGGCGGCCGCGCCGA
The nucleotide sequence above comes from Candidatus Effluviviaceae Genus I sp.. Encoded proteins:
- a CDS encoding DUF1749 domain-containing protein; translated protein: MNGELVRIETEDGVELVGFYAAPAGPPTRRAVLHVHGMAGSFYENRFVSDVGRAVVAKGLSFFTVNNRGHEFVSENLRGRGETTESVLGGASWELFDESVFDIGAAADFLTARGHEGIYFEGHSLGCVKVVHYLTERRDPRAVGAVLISPADMLGIRMENSARPLAEIVADARRLVAAGQGDTLMPEAAYVVPLSAATVVSLYGDPATTDLFPFRLGDRGDYRRLASLTVPLLVAYGTVREAVTIPVQEALGLAKRHAASSPRVETVAVEGGNHTYLGHERKLARAVAAFVEA